The sequence AGGCCGTGGTGGTGATGTCCCGCGACATCACCGAGCGCAAGCGCGCGCAGACGCAGTTGCTCCAGAACGACCGCATGGTGCTGGCGGGCACGCTCGCCGCGGGCGTGGGCCACGAAATCAACAACCCGCTCACCTACGTCATGGCCAACCTCGCCTCGGCCATGGAGTCCATGGGCAAGCTCGGCGGTGAGCTGGCGCGGGACATGCCGGACGGCCCGGGCGTCGCGGACTGGCGCTCGACGCTGCGCGAGACGGAGGGCCTGCTCGCCGAGGCGCTGGAGGGCGCCACGCGCGTGCGCAACATCGTCCGGGACCTCAAGTTCATCTCCCGCCAGGACGAGGAGCGCCGCGAGGCGGTGGACGTGCGCGAGCCGCTCGACTTCTCCCTCAACATGGCGTCCAGCGCGCTGCGCCACCGCGCCCGGCTCATCAAGAAGTATGAGCCCGTGCCCCCCGTCTACGCGGACGCATCGCGGCTGGGGCAGGTCTTCCTCAACCTGCTCGTCAACGCGGCGCAGGCCATCCCCGACGACGGCAGCGGCGACCACCACATCACCGTCTGGGTGCGCCTCACGCCCTCGGGGCGGGTGGCGGTGGACGTGAGCGACTCGGGCACGGGAATTCCTCCCAACGTGCTCCCGCGCATCTTCGACCCGTTCTTCACCACCAAGCCGGTGGGCCAGGGCACGGGGCTGGGGCTGTCCATCTGCGACAGCCTCATCCGCAACCTCGGCGGCGACATCACCGTGAGGAGCGAAGTGGGGCGCGGCACCACGTTCACCGTGCACCTGCCCGTGGCCGTGGAGAACGCCCACCCCGTGGAGAGGCCGCTCCCGGCGCCCAAGGACTCCGCCGAGCGCCGGGGCCACGTGCTGGTGATTGACGACGAGCCGCCCGTGGGCCGCTCGCTGGCGCGCATCCTCGGCACCGCGCACCGGGTGACGGTGGTGGGCAGCGGCGAGGAGGCGCTCGCGGCGCTCAACTCGGGCACGGCCTTCGACGCCGTCTTCTGTGACTTGATGATGCCGGGCATTTCCGGGATGGATGTCTATGAGCGGGTGCGCGAGTCTTCACCCGAGCTGTCCCAGCGCTTCATCTTCATCACCGGCGGTTCCTACACCACCCGCGCGCGGCAGTTCCTCGAGCGGGTACCCAACCGTCAAATCGAGAAGCCCTTCGACGTGGGGCTGATTCATCAATTCCTGGGTGAAGTGCTCGGGGCGCGCTGAAGCCTCTCGGGTTTTCTGTCTGTCGTTGAAAGGAGACGTCTGGTGATTGGCGGCGGTTTCGTCATCGATGCGGTTACGCACGCGTACAACCTCGACCCATCCAACTACCGTGCTGGCCGGTACGCGGAGTCGCTCGCGCAGCTCATCTGGGGCCTGCACAGCGGCCTGTCCGGTGACACGCACCGGGTGCAGAAGGCGGAGGGCTTCCTCAAGAACTGGTCCGTGCAGGAGCTGGCCCACATCCTCTTCGTGGAGAGCGACATCGACCTCGCGGTGCACCACGTGCTGCCGCTGCAGACGCTCTACGGCGACGGGCTGTGCTCGTACGAGAAGACGCTCGAAATCAAGAAGCGCTACCCGGACCGCTTCCTCGTCTACGCGGGCGTGGACCCGCTGCGCGGCACCGCGGCGCTGGAGGACCTGGAGAAGCAGGCCGAGGAATTGAAGCCCGTGGGCCTCAAGCTCTACCCCGCCGCGTGGCTGGGCGACTCGTTCCGCCACACCGGCTGGCGCATGGATGACCCGTCGATTGCGTTCCCCCTCTTCGAGCGCGCGCGCAAGCTGGGCATCAAGAACATCGCCGTGCACAAGGGCCTGCCCATGGGCGCCGTCCCGCTCGAGCCCTACAAGGTGGATGACATTGGCGGCGCGGCGGATGCCTTCCCCGACTTGAACTTCGAAATCGTCCACGGCGGCATGGCCTTCCTGGACGAGACGGGCATGCAGCTGTCGCTGTTCCCCAACGTGTATGTGAATCTGGAGGTGACGGGCGCGCTCATCGTGAAGCGCGAGCGCTGGTTCGCGGAGTCGCTGGCCGCGCTGCTCAAGTGGGCGGGCCCGGCGAAAATCATGTGGGGCTCCGGCACGGTGTTCTGTCACCCGCAGCCGGCCATCCACAAGTTCTGGCACGACTTCCAACTGCCGGATGACCTGGTGAGCGTCGCGGGCATGCAGGTGACGCCCGAGGTGAAGCGCATGATTCTCTGCGACAACTACGCGCGCTACGCCGGCGTGGACATCCCGGCCGTGCAGGCGCGCATCGCCAACGACGCCTTCTCCAAGGCGCGCGCTCGCGGCGGCGTGAAGCCCTACAGCTACGAGGAGCACCGCCATGACTGAGGCCGAGGTGCGCTCGCGCATCCAGGACATCCCGGACCCGTGCAGCTGCGCCACCGGCGTGCCGCTGGGCATTGGCGAGATGGGGCTGATTCAGTCCGTGGCATGCACCGAGGGCAGGGTGACGGTGCGCCTGCACATCACCTCGCCCATGTGCATGATGGCCGCGTACTTCATGCGCGAAATCGAGCAGCGCCTCGTGGGCCAGGAGGGCGTCGCGTCCGTGCACGTGGAGTTCGACCGGGAGCTCCAGTGGACGCCGCAGGACATCCACCCCGACGCCCGCGAGCGGCTCGCGGCGAAGCGGATCAGCATGCTGGGCGGCCGGCTCATCCCCCAGGCCACGCCGGCCCCTGAGCGCGCAACCGGCTGATTTCTCAGGGTGTAGGGAAATGGTCGGAGCGAATCGCACAGGGGTGAAGCAACTCCCTGTGCGATCCTGCGACAATACCGTCACGGTACTCTTTTCAACCCTTCCTCCTCCCCCGGAGAGCCCCCATGAATCCCATCAAGAGTGGACGTCAACTCATCTCCAACGTGGCCAGCGGCGCCGGGAAGGCCCTGGACAAGGCGGGAGACGTCGTCGGTGGTGCCGCCAACACGGTGAAGAACGTGGCCGTGGCGGGTGGCAAGAAGATTGGCCAGGCGGTGGACGGCTTCGAGAGCGGCGTCGCCAAGGGTGCCCAGGCGGTGGGCGGGGTGTTCGGCTTCGGCAACCAGCCGGACCGCGTGCACGACGGCAAGTTCGTGGGCGCGGGCGGTCAGACGTTCTCTCCTGACACGCCGCTGAGCGATGTGCCGGCCGTCACGCCGCGCAACAACCCGAACGCGAACCACACCATCCTCTACGTCAACGGCATCAACACGTCGAAGGACGCGCAGTTCAGCAGCCTGCAGTCCATCGCGGATGCGAGCGGCGCGCGCGTCGTCGGCATCCACAACGCCACCGAGGGCATGGCGGCGGACCTGGCCCAGTGCGTGAAGGACAAGCTGGACAAGGGCCACAACCCGGCCGTCGACTCGCTGGCGGACACGCTCTACAAGGAAATCAAGTCGGGCCGCGACGTGCACCTCATGGCGCACAGCCAGGGAGGCCTCATCTCCAGCCGCGCGCTGGGTGACGTCTACAAGCGGCTGCGCATTGAAGATGGGATGTCCCAGGCCGATGCCCAGAAGCTGATGGGCAAGATCAACGTGGAGACGTTCGGCGCGGCGGCCATGCACTACCCGGACGGCCCGAACTACGTGCACTACGTGAACCGCGCGGACCCGGTTCCCAGCCTGTTCGGCCTGGGCCCCATCGCGGACAAGTGGAACCCGGCGGTGGACGGCGGCAAGGGCTCGAAGGTGCACCACTTCACCGAGCCGCACCTCAACCCCATCGCGGCGCACGGCTTCGAGTCCGTGTACCTCCAGCACCGCGTGCCGTTCGAGCAGGCGCGCACGGGCAACTTCGGCAACTGAGCCATGGCGACCGCGCTCACCAGCGGCCTCGCGGGGCTGCTGCGGTCCTGGGCTTCCTTCCTGGCCCCGGCCGCACCGGAGAACACGCCGCTGACGCGTGAGTCCGCGCGGCGGCTGGTGCAGGGTTTCCTCGGCGAGGAGGGCACCCCGCCGAGCGACGGCATCAACGCGAATGGCTTCGGCGGCCTCTCCGCCGGAGGCGCGAGCGTCTACTTCGAGTGGCACGAAGAGACGCAGACGCTGGAGTGCAGCGCGCTGGTGTATCGCTTCCGCGAGCCACCGAAGCCGGGCGTCATCGACGGCTTCCACGCGGAGCAGCGTGAGGGCACTGACGCCGGTGGTGGCTCGGTGGACTACGAGCCGGAGAACCGGGGCCTGTTCCTGAGCCGTAACTACACGCACATGCCCTCGGAGCGCGCGTTCGCCAAGGACATGCGCCGGCTGATGAAGGCCAGCATCAAGTGGGGCGACGAGGTGCTGGACCGCGTGGCTTCGCGCGTGTTCCACCCCGAGGAGCTGGAGAAGCGCTGAGCTTCGAACAGCACGGACGTTGAGTGAGGCGATGCGGTGTACCACCGCGTCGCCTCATGCGTTTTGACTACAGCACGCGCCGCACGAGCTGCGGGAACACCTTGGACACCTTGCCGAGCAGGTAGTCGCCGTAGGTGCCCTGGAACGCGTGGACACTGGCGCCATCCCAGCGTCGCGCGCGGTCCTCGTCCACGTCCGCACCAGTCGTGCGAGGCAGCGGCTTCACTTCAGCGGCGAAGTCCGGGTCGAAGAACAGCGGGAAGGACATCCGGTCCTTGCCACTCACGTTCTTCACGCGGTGGGGCGTGGAGCGGTACCACCCACCCGTCATCCGGTCGAGCATGTCGCCGATGTTGCACACCAGCGTCCCCGGCAGCGGCGGCGCGGCAATCCACCCGCGCGGCGTCTTCACCTGCAAGCCTCCGTGCACGTCCTGCGCGAGCAGCGTGAGCAGTCCGTAGTCCGTGTGCTCGCCCACGCCCCAGCGCTCCTCGCCATCCGCGGGCTCGGGCTCCGCGGGGTAGTGGAAGATGCGGAAGAGCACGGTGGGCTCTGCGGTGTAGTGGCGCCGGAAGTAGTCCGCGTCCAGTCCCAGGCTCAGCGCCACGCCCTCCATCAACGCATGCGCCGCGCGCGTGACGCCGGCCATGTAGTCGAGCACGGCCCCACGCAGCTCCGGCAACTCGGCGGGCCACAGGTTGGCGCCATGCAGCGGCCAGCCTGCCTGCACGCGCGGATGCTCGCGGCCCAGTTCCGTGCCCAGGTAGAGCCCCTCCTTGCGGTCCGGCTTCCCCGAGGTCAGCTCTCCGCCGAGCGGGAACCAGCCGCGCCACGCGGCCCCTCCGCGCTCCATGGAGAGGGCCTGCTTCGCTGACTCCGGGAGCGCGAAGAAGCGGCGGCTCTCGTGCTCCAGCCGCGAGAGGACGTCCTCGGAGACGCCGTGGCCGGTGACGTAGAAGAAGCCGCTGTCACGACAGGCGAGCTCGATTTCGCGCGCGACGCTCGCTCGCTCGGTGGTGCGAGAGGCGTCGAACAAGGACGCCATGTCGATGACGGGCAAGCCTCGGTGTGCGGAGTCGGTTCCAGCCATGCAACGAGCCTACACAGCTCTGGACCCGAGGGGAGGCCGGAGCCAGAGTGCGCGGCGCCTTCCATGTCGACGCACGCACCTTCGGACTCCTCGCACGCCACGCTCAGCCCCGGGCTGGTGTGGTTCATGGCCGCCGCCTCTGGCGCCACTGCCGCGAACCTCTATTACAACCAGCCGCTGCTCGGAGACATCGGGCGCGAACTGGGCGCCACGGGTGGCGCGCTCGGCCTGGTGCCCACGCTGACGCAGGTGGGCTACGCGGCGGGGATGCTGTTCATCGTCCCGCTCGGAGACAGCCTGGAGCGGCGCAGGGTCATCGTCACCATGTCCGCGCTGGTGACGCTGGCCCTCGTGGGCGCGGCGCTGGCGCCCACCCTGCCCCTGCTGGTGCTCGCGAGCTTCGCGGTGGGAGCCACCACCATCATTCCGCAGCTGCTGGTCCCCTTCGCCGCGCACCTGGCGCCGGCGACACAGCGCGGGCGCGTGGTAGGGACGGTGATGAGCGGGTTGCTCATTGGAATCCTGCTGTCGCGCACGGCGGCGGGCTTCGTGGGCACGCACTTGGGGTGGCGGGCGATGTTCTGGATTGCGGCGGGGCTGATGCTCGCGCTGGGGGTGGCGCTGCGCTTCATGCTGCCGTCGCAGCCGCCCGTGGCCGAGATGCCGTACCCCGCGCTGCTGCGCTCGCTGGGACACCTGACGCGCACCGAGCCCATCCTGCGGCTTCACTCGCTGCTGGGCGCGCTGACGTTCGGAGCGTTCAGCGTGTTCTGGTCCACGCTGGCGCTGTACCTCCAGAGTCTGCCGGAGCACTACGGGCCGCAGGTGGCGGGCATGTTCGGCGTGGTGGGCGTGGCGGGCGCGATGATTGCGCCGCTGGTGGGACGCTACGCGGACGTGAAGGGAGACCGGCGCATCAACGCGCTGGCCATCGCCGTGCTGCTGTTGTCCTTCGTGGTGATGTGGCCGCTGGGCCGGTGGCTGTGGGGAATTGCCCTGGGCGTGGTGCTGCTCGACTTGGGCGCGCAGGCGAACCACATCTCCAACCAGACGCGCGTGTACTCGCTGCAGCCCGAGGCGCGCAGCCGGCTCAACACCGTCTACATGGTGACGTACTTCGCGGGTGGCGCGGCGGGCTCGTGGCTGGGCACGACGGCCTGGACGCGAGCAGGCTGGACAGGCGTCTGTGCAGCGGGCGCGGCGCTGTGTGTCGCGGGCCTCCTCGCGCTGTGGCTCGGCTCGCCGCGCGAGTCAGCGGACACCGCGCGGAGCTGAGCGCCAGTCTTCGCGGGTGATGGCCCAGCGCTCGTGGTCCCTCCAGCGGCCGGCGACCTTGAGGTAGCGGGGAGAGAAACCTTCGAGCCTGAAGCCGGCACGCTCGGCGAGCGCCTTCGACGCGACGTTGTCCGGCTGGATGTTCGCCTCCACGCGGTGGAGCTTCAGCTTCCGGAACGCATACGCGAGCACGAGCCCCAACGCTTCCGTCATCAGCCCGCGTCCCTGGAAGCCGTGGACGGCCCAGTAGCCGAGATAGGCATTCTGGAAGCCGCCCCGGAATATCTGGCTCAGGTTGAAGCAGCCGATGATGTGCCCGGACTCGCGCTCGCACGCGAGCAGGGCCTCGAAGTCCTCGCGCTCGTTGCGCTCGAGGTACGCCTCGAAGCCTTCACTCGCGGTGGGCGGCGCTACCCAGGGCCGGTGGAACGCACGGCTCGCGCGGGTGGCCGAGAGGAACGCCTCACGGTCCTTCGCGCGCGGGGCCCGGAGGAACACCCGAGGCCCCTGGATGAGAATGCGTGGTGCCGCCTGCGGACGCCGTGTCGCCATGCGAGCTGCCTCCGAGGGAGACAGCCTGCACGGCCCAGCCGGCGAAGTGCACCTACTTCTTCCCCACGGTCAGCACCACCTTGCCGCGCCCGTGCCCCGAGTCGAGCACGCGGTGCGCCTCGCCCACCTTCTCCAGCGGAAGGACACGCTCCACCAGTGGCTTCATCTGCTTGCGCTCGAGGAGCGCGGACATCTCCTCCAGGCGCCGCCGCTCGCGCGTGAGGAAGACGCCGTGCAGCGTCAGGTTGCGCGGGTAGAAGGCGGACACGTCCCCGCTGAAGCCGAGGATGGTCGCGAGCCGTCCCCCCGGCCGCGTCGCCGGGATGCTCGGAATCATGTTCTTGCCCGCGGTGTCGAAGACCGCGTCCACGCCCTGCCCGCCCGTCTCGCGCAGCGCAATCTGCGCCGGGTCCTCGCTCCGGTAGTTGATGACCACGTCCGCACCGAGCTTGCGCAGCGTCTCCAGATTGTCCGGACCGGAGGTCGCCAGCACGCGCGCACCCAACGCCTTCGCAATCTGCACCGCGAATGAGCCCACGCCGCCCGCGCCACCGTGGATGAGCACCGTCTCACCGACGCGGAGCTGCATCCGTCGAACCAACGCATCCCACGCCGTGCCTCCGGCCAGCGGGACGGCGGCGGCCTCTTCGTGCGAGAGGCTCGGCGGCTTCTTCGCGATGATGCTCGCGGGGACGACGTTGAGCTCCGCGTAGGTGCCGTGCGGATTGCCGAAGATTTCCGGCGTGTAGAAGACCTCGTCACCGGACTTGAAGTCGGTGACGCCGGGGCCCACCTGCTCGACGACACCCGAGGCGTCGTAGCCGATGATGGCGGGAGGCTGGATGCCCGCCCACGTCCCATCGTGACGCAGCTTCGCGTCCACCGGATTCGTGCCGGAGACGAGGACCCGGACGAGCACCTGCCCGGGGCCCGGAGTGGGCGTGGGAACGTCGCGAACTTCGAACAGCTCGGGCCCGCCGAAGCGGGGAAGGACCATGGCTCGCATGGGGCGCGGAATTAACCGGGCGCCCCGGGACGAGCAATGCCGTGCCGGACCAACCGTCCGAGGCCCGACGGCCCGCGGAAGGAACGTTCGTTCCACGTCAGGCCCCGAGAGGAACGAGCCGGAATGGAACGTCCGTTCCGCCCAGCCCCATCCGAGAGACCAAGCCAGGAAGGAACCTTCGTTCCACGTCAGGCGGCCGGGGGCTTCCCCTCCGGCGTCAGCACCACCAGCACCTGCCGCGCGGCGACCTGGCTGCCCACGGAGACGTTGACCGTCTCCACCGTGCCCGCGACATCGGCGACGACCTGGAACTCCATCTTCATCGCCTCCAGCACCGCGAGCACCTGTCCCGCCTTCACCGCCGCCCCGCGATGCGCATCCACGCGAATGATGCGCCCGTCCATCGGCGCCATGAGCCGGCCGCTCCCCGCCCCATCCGACTTCGACGGCGGCCGGAACGTCACGTCCGACACGGCATGCGCCCCGTGCCCCGAATCCAACCAGAGCGAGTCCCCCTCCCGCGTGTACCGCGCACGCCCGCGCGCTCCCGCCACTGAGAAGTCCAGCACCCCATCCGCCATCCCGAGAATCGCGAGGTCGAACGTGTCACTGCCCACCGCGACCTCGTACCGCTCCGAAGCCACGGCGCGCACGGAGACGTGCTCCTCGCGCTCCCGGCTCGCGAGCTTCATCCGCACCAGCGGCGGCGAGTGCGCCGTGTTCCAGTTCACCAGCGACGCATCCAGTCCCGACTCGCTCGCGAGCTTCAGCGCCTCCGCGTGGAACAGCGCCGCGCCCGCCAGGGCCAGCTCCTTCGGATGCGTCAGGTACAGCGCCTCCAGCGTCACCGCATCCGCGTACTTCGGAATGAAGCCCGTGTCGTACTCGCCCGAGCTGAACGCCACATGCCCGAGCACCCACAGCAACAGGCTCTTGTTCGTGGTGACGCCGAACACCGTCAGCTCATGCAGCGCCTCCACGAGCCGCCGCCGCGCCGTCTCGCGGTCCGGCCCGTGCGCAATCACCTTCGCCTGCATCGAGTCATAGAAGGGAGGAATCTCCTGCCCCTCGCGCACGCCGTAGTCGATGCGCACGCCCTCGCGCGACGGCAGCCGCCATGCCAGCAACCGCCCCGTCTGCGGCGCGTAGTTGTTCGCCGGGTCCTCCGCGCACAGACGCACCTCAATCGCGTGCCCGGACCACGACACCTGCTCCTGCGTCAGCGGCAGCCGCTCACCCGCCGCGACACGGAGCTGCCACTCCACCAAATCGAGCCCGGTAATCGCCTCCGTCACCGGGTGCTCCACCTGGAGGCGCGTGTTCATCTCCATGAAGTAGAACTCGCCATTCGGCGCGAGCAGGAACTCGATGGTCCCCGCGCCCCGGTAGCCGATGGCCTTCGCCGCCGTCACCGCCACCTCGCCCATGCGGGCACGCAGCGCGGGATTCACGGCGGGAGACGGGCTCTCCTCCACAATCTTCTGGTGCCGCCGCTGCACCGAGCAGTCGCGCTCGCCCAGGTGCACGGCGTTGCCGTGCTCGTCCGCGAAGACCTGCAGCTCCACGTGACGCGCGCCGATGACGGCCCGCTCCAGAATCAGCTCTCCGCTCCCGAAGGCATTCGTCGCCTCCGAGCGCGCGGACTTCAGCGCCTCGCGCAGCTTCGCCGGCTCGTGCACGAGCCGCATGCCGCGCCCACCACCTCCCGCAGCGGCCTTCACCATCAGCGGGAAGCCGATGCGTTCGCCCTCCTTCGCGAGCGTGTCGTCATCCGCGTTGGTGGCCTCATAGCCGGGAATGCACGGCACGCCCGCCGCGAGCATCCGCAGCTTCGCCTGCCGCTTGTTCCCCATCAGGGCAATGGCCTCGGAGCCCGGGCCGATGAACACCACGTCCGCGTCCTTGCACGCGCGGGCGAACTCCGCGTTCTCCGAGAGAAACCCATAGCCCGGATGAATCGCATCCGCGCCCGAAGCCTTCGCCGCCGCGATGAGCTTCTCGATGACGAGGTACGACTCCTTCGCGGGCGACGGGCCGATGGGCACCGCCTCGTCCGCCGCGAGCACGTGCGGGGCCGAGCGGTCCGCCTCGGAGAACACCGCCACGGTGCGGTAGCCCAGCTTCTTGCAGGTCCGAATCACCCGGACGGCAATCTCGCCGCGGTTGGCGACGAGCACCTTCTTGAATCGCTGCATGCGGTCCGTCCCTCTCACAGGCGTGCGACGCCGAAGGTGTTGGGCCTGAGCTCGCGCCGCTTCGCCTCGCGGCACACCGACAGGGTGAAGCCGAGCACCCGCCGCGTGTCACGCGGGTCGATGAGCCCGTCGTCGAACAGCCGCGCGCTGCAGTTGAACGGGTGCGACTCCTTGTCGAACTGGTCGATGATGGGCTGGCAGAAGGCGCGAATCCCCTCCTCGTCCACCACCTCGCCCCGCTTCGCGAGCTTCTCGGCGAACACAATCGCCATCACCTTCGCCGCCTGCTCGCCGCCCATGACCGCCGTACGCGAGTTGGGCCACGCGAAGATGAAGCGCGGGTGGAAGGGCCGGCCGCACATGCCGTAGTTGCCCGCGCCGAACCCGCCGCCGATGAGCAGCGTGAGCTGCGGCACCGTCGCGTTGGCCACCGCCTGAATCATCTTCGCGCCGTGCTTGACGATGCCGCCCTGCTCCGGCTGCGTGCCCACCAGGTAGCCCGTCGTGTTCTGCAGGTAGATGAGCGGCGTGTCCGACTGGCAGCAGAGCTGGATGAACTGCGCCGCCTTCGTCGCACCCTTCGGCGTAATCGGCCCGTTGTTGCCGATGATGCCCACGGGCATCCCGAAGATGCTCGCGCGCCCGCAGACGGTGTGCGGGTCGTACTCGTCCTTGAAGCCGGCGAACTCGGAGCCGTCGACGATGCGCGCGATGACCTCGCGGCAGTCATACGGCTTGCGGTAGTCGGCGGGGATGGCGCCGCACAGCTCCTCGGGCGGATAGAGCGGCTCCGCGTAGGACTCCCGAGCCTCACGCGGAAGCTGCGCGTTCCACCCGAGCTTCGCCACGATTTCGCGCGCGATGCGGATGCCGTCCGCGTCGTCCTCCGCGAGGTAGTCCGCCGTGCCCGCCACCGTGGCGTGCATCTCCGCGCCACCCAGCTCCTCGTCCGTTGCAATCTCACCCGTCGCGGCCTTGAGCAGCGGCGGGCCGGCGAGGAAGACCTTGGCCTTCTTCTTCACCATGACGACGTAGTCGGACAGGCCCGGCAGGTACGCGCCGCCCGCGGTGCTGGAGCCGTGCACCACGGTGACTTGCGGAATGCCCGCCGCCGACAGCTTCGACTGGTTGTAGAAGGTCTCACCGCCGGGGATGAAGATCTCCTGCTGGTACATCAGGTTGGCGCCGCCGCTCTCCACCAGCGAAACCAGCGGGAGCTTGTTCTCCAGCGCCATCTCCTGCGCGCGCAGCGCCTTCTGCACGCCCCACGGCGACGCGGTGCCGCCCTTGATGGCGGAGTTGTTCACGAACACCATGCACCGCACACCGGACACGTAGCCGATGCCGATGATGCTGTTGCCTCCGGCCAGCGAGCCGTCGCTGTCGTCGTGGTAGCCGAAGCCGCACAGCGTGGACAGCTCGAGGAACGGCGAGCCCCGGTCCAACAGGAGCGTCAGCCGCTCGCGAGGGAGGAGCTGGCCGCGCTTGTGGAACTTCTCGCGCGCCTGGAGCTCCGTGTTGCGGACCTTGGCCTCCACCTCGCGCAACTCGGCGACACGCGCGAGCATGTCCGTGCGCTGGGCCTTGAAGGCCTCGGAGCCCGGGTCGATTCGGGACGTGATTCTCGGCATTGCTCTCACCCCTGCCCTTCGCGCAGCAGTGACTCGGGAATGTCCATGTGGCGCGAGCGGAGCCACTCGCCCAGCGCCTTGCCCTGCGGGTCGAAGCGCGTGGACGACGACACGCCCTCACCCAGGATTCCGTCGATGACGAAGTTCAGTCCCCGCAGGTGCGGGAAGACGTGCCGCTCAATCGGGAACGCGGCCGTCTCGGGGAGCAGCTCGCGCAGCTTCTCCACCGTGAGCGCGTGCGCCAGCCAGCGCCACGCCTCATCCGTCCTCGCCCAGACGCCGATGTTCGCGGTGCCGCCCTTGTCTCCGCTGCGCGCGGCGACGATGCGGCCCAGCGGCGCGCGGCGCGTCGGCCCCGAAGGCGGAGCCGCCGGAAGCTCGGGAGCCTCCACGGGCGCCAGGGCCAGCGTCTTCTCCGAGGGCGGAATCACCGTGCGCGACTCATCCGGCAGCACGGCGACATGCTCCACCTTGTGCGCATCCACGTAGGCCGGCGTGTAGACACCGTAGGGCGCACCATCCGACGGCGGCGCTGTCATGGTGAAGCCCGGGTAGCTGCCGAGCGCCAGCTCCACCGCGGCGCCGCTGAAGCCTCGGCCCACCAGCTTCTGGTCGGCGTCCTTCACGACGACTCGGAGGAAGGCGGCGGCCTGCTCCTCCGTGGCCGCGTCCTCGCGGTCCGTGCGCACGAGCGTCCAGTGGACCTCCTTCGGCTTGTGCTTCATCGCCGCTTCCAGCTGCGAGCGGACGAGGCGGGCCTTCTCCTCGATGTCGAGCCCCACGAGGACGAAGTTCGCCTCGTTGCGATAGCCGCCGAGGTTGTTGAGGCACACCTTCAACGTGGGAGGCGGCGGCTCGCCGCGCACGCCGGAGATGCGGACGCGGTCCTTGCCCTCGGCCGTGAGCGAGATGCTGTCGAAGCGCGCCGTCGCGTCCGGCCCCGCGTACCGGGCCCCGGTGATTTCGTACACGAGCTGCGCGAGCACCGTGTCCACCGTCACCGCGCCACCCGTGCCCGGGTGCTTCGTAATCACCGAGCTGCCGTCCTCGTGAAGCTCCGCCAGCGGGAAGCCGGGCCGGCGCGCGTCCACCTCGGTGAAGAACGAGTAGTTGCCGCCCGTCGCCTGCGTGCCGCACTCCAGCACGTGGCCGGCGACCATGGCCCCGGCCAGCTTGTCCCACTCATCCTTCTTCCAGCCGAAGTGCGCAGCAGCCGGGCCCACCACCAGCGACGCGTCCGTCACGCGCCCGGTGACGACGACGTCCGCGCCCGCGCGCAGGCACTCGGCGATGCCCCACGCTCCGAGGTACGCGTTGGCCGTCAGCGGACTGCCGAGCCCGAGCTCGTCGGCATTGCCGGAGAGGTCATCCCCCTCCACGTGCGCAATCTTCGCCTTCAAGCCCAGCTTGCCCGCCACCTCGCGCAGCGCGGCGGCGAGCCCCGCCGGGTTCAGCCCTCCCGCGTTGGCGACGACCTTGACCTTCTTCTCCAGCGCCAGCGCCAGGCACTGCTCCATCTGCCGGAGGAACGTCTTGGCGAAGCCCGTGGCCGGGTCCTTCATCCTGTCCCGGCCGAGAATCAACATCGTCAGCTCGGCGAGGTAGTCGCCCGTGAGGACGTCGAGCTGCCCGCCCTCGAGCATCTCCTTCACGGCCGAGAAGCGGTCTCCATAGAAACC comes from Pyxidicoccus parkwaysis and encodes:
- a CDS encoding acyl-CoA carboxylase subunit beta, coding for MPRITSRIDPGSEAFKAQRTDMLARVAELREVEAKVRNTELQAREKFHKRGQLLPRERLTLLLDRGSPFLELSTLCGFGYHDDSDGSLAGGNSIIGIGYVSGVRCMVFVNNSAIKGGTASPWGVQKALRAQEMALENKLPLVSLVESGGANLMYQQEIFIPGGETFYNQSKLSAAGIPQVTVVHGSSTAGGAYLPGLSDYVVMVKKKAKVFLAGPPLLKAATGEIATDEELGGAEMHATVAGTADYLAEDDADGIRIAREIVAKLGWNAQLPREARESYAEPLYPPEELCGAIPADYRKPYDCREVIARIVDGSEFAGFKDEYDPHTVCGRASIFGMPVGIIGNNGPITPKGATKAAQFIQLCCQSDTPLIYLQNTTGYLVGTQPEQGGIVKHGAKMIQAVANATVPQLTLLIGGGFGAGNYGMCGRPFHPRFIFAWPNSRTAVMGGEQAAKVMAIVFAEKLAKRGEVVDEEGIRAFCQPIIDQFDKESHPFNCSARLFDDGLIDPRDTRRVLGFTLSVCREAKRRELRPNTFGVARL
- a CDS encoding acetyl/propionyl/methylcrotonyl-CoA carboxylase subunit alpha translates to MQRFKKVLVANRGEIAVRVIRTCKKLGYRTVAVFSEADRSAPHVLAADEAVPIGPSPAKESYLVIEKLIAAAKASGADAIHPGYGFLSENAEFARACKDADVVFIGPGSEAIALMGNKRQAKLRMLAAGVPCIPGYEATNADDDTLAKEGERIGFPLMVKAAAGGGGRGMRLVHEPAKLREALKSARSEATNAFGSGELILERAVIGARHVELQVFADEHGNAVHLGERDCSVQRRHQKIVEESPSPAVNPALRARMGEVAVTAAKAIGYRGAGTIEFLLAPNGEFYFMEMNTRLQVEHPVTEAITGLDLVEWQLRVAAGERLPLTQEQVSWSGHAIEVRLCAEDPANNYAPQTGRLLAWRLPSREGVRIDYGVREGQEIPPFYDSMQAKVIAHGPDRETARRRLVEALHELTVFGVTTNKSLLLWVLGHVAFSSGEYDTGFIPKYADAVTLEALYLTHPKELALAGAALFHAEALKLASESGLDASLVNWNTAHSPPLVRMKLASREREEHVSVRAVASERYEVAVGSDTFDLAILGMADGVLDFSVAGARGRARYTREGDSLWLDSGHGAHAVSDVTFRPPSKSDGAGSGRLMAPMDGRIIRVDAHRGAAVKAGQVLAVLEAMKMEFQVVADVAGTVETVNVSVGSQVAARQVLVVLTPEGKPPAA
- a CDS encoding acyclic terpene utilization AtuA family protein; protein product: MSASPLRIGNASGFYGDRFSAVKEMLEGGQLDVLTGDYLAELTMLILGRDRMKDPATGFAKTFLRQMEQCLALALEKKVKVVANAGGLNPAGLAAALREVAGKLGLKAKIAHVEGDDLSGNADELGLGSPLTANAYLGAWGIAECLRAGADVVVTGRVTDASLVVGPAAAHFGWKKDEWDKLAGAMVAGHVLECGTQATGGNYSFFTEVDARRPGFPLAELHEDGSSVITKHPGTGGAVTVDTVLAQLVYEITGARYAGPDATARFDSISLTAEGKDRVRISGVRGEPPPPTLKVCLNNLGGYRNEANFVLVGLDIEEKARLVRSQLEAAMKHKPKEVHWTLVRTDREDAATEEQAAAFLRVVVKDADQKLVGRGFSGAAVELALGSYPGFTMTAPPSDGAPYGVYTPAYVDAHKVEHVAVLPDESRTVIPPSEKTLALAPVEAPELPAAPPSGPTRRAPLGRIVAARSGDKGGTANIGVWARTDEAWRWLAHALTVEKLRELLPETAAFPIERHVFPHLRGLNFVIDGILGEGVSSSTRFDPQGKALGEWLRSRHMDIPESLLREGQG
- a CDS encoding zinc-dependent alcohol dehydrogenase family protein, giving the protein MRAMVLPRFGGPELFEVRDVPTPTPGPGQVLVRVLVSGTNPVDAKLRHDGTWAGIQPPAIIGYDASGVVEQVGPGVTDFKSGDEVFYTPEIFGNPHGTYAELNVVPASIIAKKPPSLSHEEAAAVPLAGGTAWDALVRRMQLRVGETVLIHGGAGGVGSFAVQIAKALGARVLATSGPDNLETLRKLGADVVINYRSEDPAQIALRETGGQGVDAVFDTAGKNMIPSIPATRPGGRLATILGFSGDVSAFYPRNLTLHGVFLTRERRRLEEMSALLERKQMKPLVERVLPLEKVGEAHRVLDSGHGRGKVVLTVGKK